The following DNA comes from Falco rusticolus isolate bFalRus1 chromosome 12, bFalRus1.pri, whole genome shotgun sequence.
TGCAGGCCTGGCTCGGCAGGGCCTAGGCCAGCGGGCCCCAGGAGCTACACAGCCACAGCCTCAGCCCTCGCAGCCCCTCTGGGCACCCTCTTCCGCCGTTTGGTTTTGAGGCGAGAGCCTCGGCAAGCGGCTCCGAGCCGCCCTGCTCCCAGTTTGCCCTGATGGCCCAGGCCGCTCGCGCAACACGTGCTCTGTGTTCACACGCTACAGGCGGCAGAACCCCTCCGAGCCACACCAACTTCCCACCTAGAGCCGTTACATCCCCCTCTGAagcctggggcgggggggtccgTATCAAAACTTATCGCAAATATCCCCGCTTACCGCCGGCTTCGCGCTCCAGGCCCTGGCCGCGGGGCAGGCCAGCGCCACCTtgaggcggcggggcggggcagcaCGGGCGCCATCttgaggcggcggcggggcgaggcggggcAGCACGGGCGCCATCttgaggcggcggcgggcgcggggcagggcgggggtgGCGCTGCCCGCCCCTCCTGCCcggccatggcggcggcggagccACGGCAGGCGCTGGCCCAGCGGCTGCGGGACTTGGGCATCGCCACGGTCACGGCCGAGCACCCCGAGGTAggggccgccgcctcccccgcgcTCCCGCCCGGCGGCCCGAAACGGGACGCAGCAGGCTACAGGGCAGCTGTGGGCCCTGAACGGGGTTTTTTAGCGTAATTCACTATCTGCGTGTAATCTCGCCCAGCGAACCTAGAGCCTGGGCCAGGCagaaggtttgggtttttgggggggctGAGCATTTTGAGCACAGCCGCCATTCTTTCCCCTCGTTCtgtcccctgcctcccccttgtcccctccagctccccagcggctgcaggagctgcggccCGTCCGCTTCCTACCGTGAAGTCGGGCATCCATGAtgctttccaaatttttttccccactcccaGTTAAAAGTCCACGTGTGCCACATCATTCGGCTCCGTCCATGGTGGAGCCACAAAAATGACTGCTGTCAGGGCTGCCTTTTGCATTAAAGAAGCGTGAGGTTCTTGCCAGGTACGCGAGCCAGAAATGATTCAGAAAGTGCGCAGGAGCACTATGtcacattttatttgtgttcttttaaaacttattCATAAAAGGGTACAGTTTTCAGGCAGAGTATaacattcagtattttctaaatatttaagcaaaagaTACCTGCCAGTACACAACTAAAAGTCTAATGGGGTATAGAGTCTCACACTACACCGGTGATATTTTCCAGGTGTTCACTGTTGAAGAAATGATGCCTCACGTCCAACACATGAAAGGAGGTCACAGTAAgaacctttttcttaaagacaaaaagaagaaaggattcTGGCTGGTGACTGTTCTGCACAACaggcaaattaatttaaatgatcTTGCTAAAAAACTGGGTGTTGGAAGTGGAAACCTAAGGTTCGCTGATGAAAATGCCATGCTGGAAAAGCTAAGAGTGGGCCAGGGCTGTGCGACACCACTAGCCCTCTTCTGTGACCAGGGAGATGTGAAGTTTGTGCTGGATGCTGGCTTTCTGGAAGGTGGCTACGAAAAGGTGTATTTTCATCCAATGACAAATTCTGCAACCATGGGCTTAAGCCCTGATGACTTTTTGAAGTTTGTGAGATCAACAGGCCACGAGCCTATCATCATACATTTTGATTAAGATCTTAAGTAGACAAAGTTCACTTTTCTATTACCAGGCATAGATTTTGTAGAGCAAAAGAGCAAAACTGGTGAAAGTCtcattacaaataaaatctgaaaaaacgAGGttactcctttttttatttcttcaattGGGTAAGGTTATATTGTATAAtctgttgaggaaaaaaaacacctgtctTTGGGTTATCAGAAGTTTAACAGAAAATTCTTAAAAAGACGTTTGCAGTCTACCACTAAATAACCAGTAAGTAGAAGAGGTGTGATTTAAATAATGTTACAGTCTTTATTAATAGAATAGATAAAATTGGAACTTGCCGTGTGTGGTACTGGCCTTAAAGGTTTAAACTTAAAACAACATCCTTAGGAAATAACAAAGTTCTAAAATATTTGTCAATACGCACAGGACAGAGATGTCTAGATTGTGCACCTGTACCCTTTTATACTCTACTACacattgcttgctttttattattattaatctagaaaaaaaaccccaaaccaacttGCCTACACTACAGAAAACTCACTTGATTGTCTATGGTTTTAGTTGCATTTTCACTTTCACAGTATCCTCCCCTTGAGAAATAATACATTAAGTCTTGTGGCGATGGCCCCGTCACGACAGGTGCATGCCTCACCCATTTCCAGAGCCTCTCCAGTGCGAGCAGAAGGCACGGGAGCCACCCCAAGGCAGGCGGGGCGGAGTGGGGACCCCGCTACCAACCTCTCTCCTGGCAGAAGAGCTCCAAGGAGTAATGTTACTGCAGGTCCCTGACCAGGTGTAGTATGTCCTGGTGGCACCTAGGAGGAATGTTAATACAGCCTGGAACTGTATTAACTTCTGGGCACGATTTCTATAGATTCATGAACCCATGGAGGACACGCATCTTCTCTGCTCCACTGCACCTTAACCAGCACCTATGGAAACGGAAGGAATGGTACAACTGGCTGTACTTGAGCTTCTCCCTGCAGGAGGGGCCTGCACACACAAACGTCCCTGCGTTTAAGAGGTTGAGGAGAGGCTGATTTGGCTTTCAATAGCCGATACACATTTAGTATAGAAAATCTACTCTCACAAGAACAAGACCAGTACATTCTCAACATTGAATAACGTaattctctctcctcctttctcttgcCCAAAAGAGTAGCACCCCCTTCAAACATCGTCTGTTGAAGACGGAAGCAGTAGAAATGCCACAAACTCCAGTAAACATACTGTGGCAACAAGTacccacacaaaacccaaagactGGGGAGTAGAGGAAGCGAGAGATGAGGAAAAGGGCTTTTGAACACAGCCTAACGGAAGCGTCACGTACAAACTATGCCTAAAGGGCAAGCAACAGTGTCAACACAAGCTGagacagaactgaaataaagaatactgaagcatgaagaaaaaatacataacagGACTTGCAATCTTGGGTGATGATTTGCTACCACATCGTGCTAAAGGATGCAGTACTAACAGTGAAAAAGGGGAACACTTCAAATGAAACAAGGCAAAAATCAGCCAGTCTGACTCGGTTTCGTTCCGTATAGCCAAGACCATTCTATGAGAACATTAACATTTGTGTGTTGAGttggtgggcttttttccccccattaaGGAAATGAAATCTTTAATTCTACAGAATGAAGAACTACCactgagtaagaaaaaaagtatcttcttGGGCAAGTTATTTCACAAACATCCTTACCATGGTTTCCTTCATTTTGGAAGGATTTGGCACCTTTCTCAGAGATGCAAGCTTAACAACAGAATATTTCAAGATACAACAGTTTAAATTCTCCCCTCCACCTTAGAAAGACACAAACCAACCCCATCTATCACGGCAGTCATgtcaaatgggaaaaaagtgACCTAAAAATATTGAAGCTATAGGAAGAGTCACTAGAAAGATGTCCAGATAAgacatattttgcatttgttgtcAAATAAAAGACTGAAAGGAACATCTGGTATTTAGACATATTGGGTTGATTCATGAAGTCTGGATTGACAAGTGCGTTACTAAATTAGTGAGATAGTAAGATACAGTCTGAAGTgtctttaaaagtaaaatttatctGACCCGCTGCCTGCCACCAACTCTCCCTCCCTTTTAAGGCTTCTTCTTTGTGGCACCCTAAAATCCTCTAtcacttaacaaaaaaaattaaatttgactTGTCAAGGTTTTTAAGTCCAGAAAGCTTTCAAtgtgaaaaattgttttaaagacatGTGCAGAATAGCAGTTTACTAAGCTTCAAGAATCTTAAAATCCGTACTACCTAAAATTTAGCTACCTTTGCCCTCAGAAGAGATTCAGAGGCTTGTCTCAGCAGAAAATGATGACTGAGCAAAATCAAAGCTTCAATTACTGCATTTGGCAAATCTATAATGATTTCTTTTAGTATTTACCTATGAAATtagtgtctttttaaaataatatcaaaCTAGTGTACAGTTAAGATCTACACAGGTCTACACAaataaacaacacaaaacaaactaCACACTGTCCAGAAAAATTCTGCTAGAGTTTtagctgtttccttctggaagaAATACTCACTGAACACATCACTGACCACAATGCTGTTACTTAACACCAATATCCTTCCGGTAACATCAGTTTCCAGTAAAAGTGTGTATAAATGTACAcacaaaataagaataaaaattatttggtttggCATTTTAATATCATAATTAATAAATGTATACAAtggcaaacatttaaaaaaccagtATGTAAAggaaattacagttttaaataagagctttttaagttttgtttcaCACCTAGGTACATTCCTTTAAGGCAGTTTTATTAATATCAAAGCATTATTTACATACGCATTTATCATCTAACTCTAAAATAATCATACATGAGCTCCTTTGTTGAAGCTGCATCATGTCTTGGAAAAAGTTTAGAAATAATTACGCATTGGGAATGTTACTAAATCCTCAGCAGACtatcagaaaagtaaataaaacatacaCTGTGTAGTACTACAGCCTTTTTTGTAATCTTGAACTAACAGTGGCAGATTTGGCAACTCTCGCAGTAAAAAGTTGTGTGTGTGCTCTTGTATGCTGTCTGACAGCCACCGCACGCTTCCCCTGGGagtttgtgtttcagaaaatgtgtaGTGGCTCtcaaatttacattttgattttcttttaattttaagggCACAGactgggaagaggaaagaaaggaagaagaaaataatttcaaaatgatCAGAGCACAGAGAACCTCCTAGCCACTCTTCTGCTCTGACActtctttgcaaaagaaagtgCTGGGAGTAGAGTCTGGTCTCTCAAATGCAAATGCATCTCTGGTGCTGCTTTATGGCCAATTTAGCAAATACAGCCCCAAGTCCCACCCCGTACTGATGCAGCTGAAGCGGGCTGAAACCTGCTCACGCTGGCACAGGCGGGCACGAGCCAGGCCTTGGGCACACACACCCACCCTCCGCTGGACTCTGACCTAGCGGGGCGAGTTCTGCCCCCAAACTCCTGCCGATTCTCTCACGCAAGGGAACTGTGCTTAGGTTTGCGGGTGAGGGGGGGTTGTTTCTAATACACATGATCAGTTAAATAGTAATTGTAAAGTCTGAGACTACACCCTGGCTACAGTACAGATGCTTTAAGGTGTAATAACATGCAAAAAGCAAGCATGGAAGTTGTGATGGGTCATCTTGGGCAACTTAATGAATGCAGACAAGAGCTGAGCTAGTAAATGACATGTCAGGAGGTGCCCACGTGATGAAAACGACACAGC
Coding sequences within:
- the LOC119156004 gene encoding prolyl-tRNA synthetase associated domain-containing protein 1-like, whose product is MAAAEPRQALAQRLRDLGIATVTAEHPEVFTVEEMMPHVQHMKGGHSKNLFLKDKKKKGFWLVTVLHNRQINLNDLAKKLGVGSGNLRFADENAMLEKLRVGQGCATPLALFCDQGDVKFVLDAGFLEGGYEKVYFHPMTNSATMGLSPDDFLKFVRSTGHEPIIIHFD